A portion of the Wolbachia endosymbiont of Oedothorax gibbosus genome contains these proteins:
- a CDS encoding YifB family Mg chelatase-like AAA ATPase, with product MIANINTIALQGISTVSVNAQIHMANGIPAFNIVGLPDKTVAESKERIRAALNSINLLLPPKRITVNLSPADLLKEGSHYDLAIAIGLLVVMNVIPVEKVQSYIIMGELALDSRVIPVSGVLPTAINAKKDNKGVICPRGNGVEASWVKNVSILAIEKLTDIIRHFKGEQSIQPVTFNYSAAPKEKRLVPDMKDIKGQVVAKRAAEIAAAGGHNMLLVGPPGTGKSMLAKRFVGLLPDLTEQEMIDVNIISSITKTGNEIFKVARPFREPHHSCSMPAMIGGGKNAKPGEITIAHNGVLFLDELPEFPRLVLDSLRQPLEDRKVTVARANAHITYPANFQLIAAMNPCRCGYLGNASRSCNKAPKCGADYKNKISGPLLDRIDICIEMPNVSILSPEISVEGESTEIIRGRVIAARKVQTERYSKLNVRCNAEVSGEALNKFTEPDQAGLELLKYVLKENYISNRGYTRVLKVARTIADLAKSEEVKRAHIAEALNYRIRIY from the coding sequence ATGATTGCAAATATAAACACCATTGCGCTTCAGGGAATTAGCACAGTAAGTGTCAATGCGCAAATCCACATGGCAAATGGTATTCCAGCTTTTAATATTGTTGGCTTGCCGGATAAAACTGTTGCGGAATCCAAAGAGCGCATCAGAGCAGCGTTAAATTCAATCAATCTTCTGCTACCCCCAAAAAGGATCACGGTTAATCTTTCCCCTGCGGATTTGCTAAAAGAAGGTAGTCATTATGACTTGGCTATTGCTATTGGACTGCTTGTTGTAATGAATGTGATACCAGTTGAAAAAGTTCAGTCTTATATCATTATGGGTGAGCTTGCACTAGACAGCAGAGTCATACCAGTCTCAGGAGTACTTCCAACAGCAATTAATGCAAAAAAGGACAATAAAGGAGTAATTTGCCCAAGGGGAAATGGAGTAGAAGCTTCATGGGTAAAGAATGTTTCAATTCTAGCTATAGAGAAATTAACCGATATTATCAGACATTTTAAGGGCGAGCAGTCAATTCAGCCGGTAACTTTTAACTATAGCGCTGCACCCAAAGAAAAAAGATTGGTTCCCGATATGAAGGATATCAAAGGCCAAGTTGTTGCAAAAAGAGCAGCTGAAATTGCAGCAGCAGGTGGGCATAATATGCTTCTTGTTGGACCTCCTGGTACTGGAAAATCAATGCTTGCTAAACGATTTGTAGGGCTATTGCCTGATTTGACCGAACAGGAAATGATTGATGTTAATATTATTTCCAGCATCACAAAAACTGGTAATGAAATATTCAAAGTAGCTCGCCCCTTTCGTGAACCTCATCATTCATGCTCTATGCCAGCAATGATAGGGGGAGGAAAAAACGCAAAGCCCGGAGAAATCACTATAGCTCATAATGGTGTGTTGTTTCTTGATGAGTTACCTGAATTTCCAAGACTTGTGCTTGATTCTTTGCGTCAACCACTTGAAGATAGAAAAGTTACTGTTGCAAGAGCGAATGCTCACATAACCTACCCTGCCAATTTTCAACTTATAGCTGCAATGAACCCCTGCAGGTGCGGTTATTTAGGTAATGCAAGTAGATCGTGCAACAAAGCTCCAAAGTGTGGCGCAGATTACAAAAACAAAATATCAGGGCCATTGCTTGATAGAATAGACATATGCATCGAGATGCCAAACGTTAGCATACTCTCTCCTGAAATCTCTGTAGAGGGAGAAAGTACCGAGATTATTAGAGGAAGGGTGATAGCAGCAAGAAAAGTTCAAACTGAGCGTTATAGTAAATTGAATGTTCGTTGTAACGCAGAAGTAAGCGGTGAAGCACTGAATAAATTTACTGAGCCAGATCAGGCAGGGTTAGAATTGTTAAAATATGTACTGAAAGAAAATTACATTTCCAATCGAGGCTACACACGTGTATTAAAAGTTGCAAGAACTATTGCAGATCTTGCAAAAAGTGAAGAAGTAAAAAGAGCGCACATCGCCGAAGCGCTGAATTACAGAATAAGGATATATTAA